GGTCTTGTTTGTTGTTTATCAAGGCTCATGGCTTGTAGGGGTACCTCACTAGTAAATCGTCAAAACTTGGACTCACTAATTCAACCTTTAGTCAGTGGGATTTAACGAAGTCTTTTGTTATGGCATGGCTTATCAACTCTATGTAACCTCATATTTCCAAAACCTATTTGTATTTGATACTGCAGAAAAGATTTAGAATGCTGCTGCTCTCACCTACTCCCATGTTAGGAATGATGcgcaaatttttaacatttgtaATAGGGTCTATGGTACAAAATAAGAAGAGATAATGATTTCTtaacatttttttgaattaagtGGGTTGTGatagaaatttgattattatcaAGATTTTCAAGCGAATTGTCCCAAGGATGACGAAAAATTTCAGAAGATGGTGAAAAAGAAACGTCTGTTTGATTTCTTGACTAGGTTGAATACTAAGTATGATTAGATTCGGGTTCAAGTTCTTGGCAAGATTTTGTTCCCTTCTCTTTGTATGGCATACTCCTATGTAAACAGGAGGAGAGTAATCATGGTGTTATGTTCTATAATCTACCTTTAGAGAAAGTTGGCCCCATTACTAACCAGGATGGTCCATCGGGTGGTAAGTCTACCAAGGATCACTTGATGTGTAACTACTGTGGTAAGCCTCTACACATTAAAGATTTGTGCTGGAAGTTGCATGGTCGTTCCACTTGTGGTCATGGTGGAAAATGATAGGGTAATTCTTAGCCTCAGGCAAATTTGTTAGACTCTGTCACAACAGAGAATAGGTTCACTTTTGTTTAAAGTTTTACCTTGGACGAGATTCAACATCTTCAACATTTCTTGTCTCAATTGGACTCTAGCTCGATTGCCAAGTTTAATCATGTGAACTCAGGTACTATTTTAACTACTCCATCTATTCCTGACTCTTGGATTATTGATTCCGGTGCGAATGGACATATGACAGGGTCAAAGAAAAGCTTATTTAACTATACTACTTTCCCAACTAAAGGTGCGGCTTGCTGATGGCTCCCTTACCTCCATCTCTGAAACATGTTTTGTTGTTTGTACTCCCAATATCACTTTATCATCTATCCTCCATGTCCCTAAATTGCCAGTTAACTTTTTATCTGTTAGTACTATCACTAAAGCCTTAAACTGAATTATTTCCAAATCACCGTGTCTTTCAGGACCTCTAAATAGGGAAGACGGTTGGTGGTAGTAGATTGTGTGATGGTTTATATCTTCTGGATCAATCGTCTAGTATGTTTCAATCATTATTTGAAGATAATAAAGATGTTAACCGGGAGATAATTCAGGGACTGAAAGAACAAGGCAGTAACAACTACTGAATTTGATAAGggactttgaaaatttaaagatgaaagaagaagaaagaataaagCAATATTCAAACAGAATTCTGGCCGTAGTGAACAGCATCAGATTGCTTGGGGACCAGTTTAGTGAAGCAAGAATTGTAGAGAAGGTTATCTCACCTGAGAGATGTGAAGCCAAGATCTCATCCCTTAAAGACTCAAGAGATTTGGCAAGCATCTCTTTGACTGAGCTAATCAATGCTCTTTATGAACAAGAGCAAAGAAGAGCTAGCAAACAGGAGGAACATCAAGAAGGTGCCTTTTAAGCCAAGAGCAGACCTGACTCGAGCTCCTCTGGCTACAAAGGGAGAAAGGCCAGGTTTGACAAGCCTAGAAGAGATGGAGCAAGAAAAAGATATCCACCTTGCTCACACTGCAAAAGGTTCAATCATCCAGGTGAAAATTGTTGGTTTAGGCCTGATGTGCAGTACAAAGTTTGCAAAAAGATGGGCCACTTTGAGAAAGTTTGCAGAAACAAAGGCAAGCTGAGACAAAATCAACCTCAACAGCCAAGAGCTGAAGCTCAAGTGGCAGAAGAAGGCAGTGACCAGGAATAGCAAGCCTTTGTAGTCTCTTGCTCAACTGCCAAAGGAAAAGTCACAAAAGGATGGCTGATAGACAGTGGTTTCACAAACCACATGACTCCTAATGTTGTTATCTTCAAGAACATTCATAGAAGCTTCAAAACAAGGGTGAAAGTTAGAAATAGACATTTCATCAAAGCAGAAGACAAAGGAGATGTGCTGATAGACACTCCTACAGGTAACAAACTTGTCTCTAATGCCTTATTTGTTCCTGAAATTGACAGAAACCTGCTCAGTATATCTCAGTTGCTAGAAAAGGGTTATTCAGTTGTGTTCAAAGGCAAAGAATGCCTGATcagtgatccaagtggatcTAAGCTTATGTCAGTAACTATGGCTAATAGAAGCTTTGTAGTAGATTGGAATAAGAGCTCAGACAGTGCCTACACAACAGTGCTAGATGAATCCAAGTTGTGGCAAAATAGGCTAGGCCATGTCAATTACAACTCACTGGCTCAACTAACCAAAGAAAACTTGGTTGAAAACTTCACCAATTTTGTTGAGAAAGAAGATGTTTGTGAAGTGTGTCAGCTAGGAAAGCAAGCCAGAGTGCCATTTCCTTTGAACAAGGCCTAAAGAGCCTCACAAAAGTTGCAGCTAGTCTACACTGATGTGTGTAACCCTATGAAGACACTATCCTTGAATGGTAGTAGgtatttcattcttttcattaaTGATTACTCGAGGTATTATTGGATTTACTTCTTAAAGCAGAAATAGAGACAGGCTGCAAGCTGAAGACATTAAGGTTAGAAATGGGACAGAGTATACCTCAACAATGTTTCAGGGTTTCTGTGATGAAAAAGGGATTAAGCACTAACACCTACACACCACAACAGGATGGTGTTagtgaaagaaagaatagaagctTGATGGATATGGTAAGATGTTTGTTGTTTGAGAGGTATTTGCCCAAAACCTTATGGGCTGAGCCAGTTAACACTGTTGTATATCTTCAAAACAGGCTACCAACTAAGGCATTGGTTCATAAAACTCTATTTGAGGCCTGGTATGGGTTCAAACCATCACTGGCTCATCTGAGGGTCTTTGGCTGCATATGCTATGCATATGTTCCAGCAATAAAGAGAGATAAGTTGGCCAAGAAGGCTTAACCTGGCATCCTAATAGGCTATAGCAGTATCAAGAAAGGCTATAGGGTCTTGGACCCTTCATCCAACAAAGTCTTTGTGAGCAAGGATATTGTATTTGATGAGAAGGCAAGTTGGAATTGGGATAAAAATAAACCAGAGGCTACTGCTGAAGACCTGTTGACTGATCAGACTGAAGCTGATCAAAATGGTCTTGAAATGGACATTGACCATGAGCCCGTCAAGAGAACCAGACCTTTAAGTAAGATATATGAAATGGCTGAAGTAGCTACTGTTGAACCATGTTGTTTTGAAGAAGCTGAAGCTCAACAAGGATGGAAACAGGCTATGCTCGATGAAATGAGCATGATTCACAAGAACCAGACCTAGAAGCTAGTAGCAAGACCAGCCAACAGGAAGGTTATTGGAGTGAAATGGGTGTTTCGAGCCAAGCATAATGCTGATGGAACTCTGAACAAGCTAAAGGCAAGACTGGTAGTGAAGGGATTTAGTCAGAAGTATGACATTGATTACTTTGAGACATTTGCACCAGTGGCCAGGCTTGACATAATTAGGCTTCTAGTTTCTTTTGTTGCATAGAAGCAATGGAAGATACATCAACTTGATGTAAAGTTAGCTTTCCTCAATGGTATTCTTGAAGAAGTGATTTATATTGAGCAGCCTAAAGGTTTCAAAGTTGTTGGTGAAGAGGACAAAGTGTACAAACTGAAGAAAGTCTTGTATGGCTTAAAACAGTCACCAAGAGCCTGGTATGACAGAATTGATAGCTACCTAGCTAGCTTGGGATTCAATAGAAGCATCAGTGAGCCAACCTTGtatgtgaagaagaaagataatGAAACACTGCTCATAGTGTCCCTATATGTAGATGACCTGCTGGTGACAGGAGAAAGTCATGCATTGCTGGCTGACTTCAAaggaaaaatggagaaaaagtTTGAGATGTCTGATTTGGGACAAATGTCCTACTTCCTTAGCATGGAAGTGTCTCAAACTCAATAAGGGATCTTCCTAAGTCAGAAGGCATTTGCCTTGAAGATTCTAAACAAGTTCTCCATGTTGAAATGCAAAGCAACAAGCACTCCAGTTGCTGTTGGAGAGAAGCTGTCAAGCCAAAGTGATTTTAAGAAGGTAGATAACTCAACCTATAGAAGTTTGGTTGGATGTTTGCTTTATTTGACTTCCACTAGACCAGACATTATGTTTGCGGTTAGTCTGCTATCTAGATTCATGCCTTGTTGCaataaaagtcattttcaaGCTGGAAAAAGAGTTATTAGGTACATCAAAGGTATACTGAGTTATGGAATTTTGTTCACCAAGGTTGAAAGCATGAAGCTACTTGGTTATGCTGATAGTGATTGGGCTGGGTCGATAGGTAACATGAAAAGTACCTCAGGGTATCTGTTTACCCTTGGTTCAGCCATTTTTTGTTAGAGTTAAAAGAAGCAAACAGTAATTGCTCAATCAAAAGCTGAGGCAGAGTATGTAGCAGCTGCTAGTGCTGTTAACCAAGCCATTTGGCTAAGAAAGATCATGACAGATTTGACCCTAAACCAAAGGGAAGCAATACAGATCAAAAGTGACAACCAGTctgctgttgcaattgcaaagaatccAGTGTTCCATGGAAAGACAAAGCACTTCAAGattaagtttcattttgttagGGAAATGGAACAAGCTCAAGAGGTGAAACTGATTCATTGCAGTTCTGAGGATCAACTTGCTAATATCCTAACAAAACCCATTAGTGTGTCAAGATTCGAGCATTTGAGAATGAGATTGGGAGTTTGCAGCATGCAAGCCAAGGATGAGTGTTGAAGATGGCTTCCATGCAGCACAAGGAGCAGACCAAGCTGTCGAGCCATGCAGTTGCAACAGAAGCTCATGCTGCTGATTTATTTTGGTTACTTCAAGTGTTTGCTTTGTTACTTAGTTTGATTTCAACTAAGTTGTCAATGTACTTGATGTAATTAGGTAATGTTTGAGCTGATAAGTCAGCTTTGGAAAGTGTACAAGTTAAGTTTAATAAGTTTCAATGTACTGAGTGGTAGTAGGTAGTGTTTAGGTGACCAATTTGCTTCTCTTGACCAGCTTATGCCTGGTATATGTATTGGCATTATGCCATTGTTCaagttaatgaaaattcatCAAAGAAATCTTCATCTATTGCTCTCTCAAATCTTAGCTTCATTTAGTTCTTAAAAGCTTGATTCAGTTATTGTTTGCACAGCAAGTATCGAGCCTTAAAGCTCAAgaaattgttttgtttctttcatcCTTGTTCATTGTTCCAACATAACCTCTAATATACATCTTGGAAGCATATGGTGCAGTGTATAATTTAAGAGAGGAGGAAGTAAAAGGACAAAAACTTCacataaaatatgaacataGCTGTGCAGATGACGTTGTTTGAACTTCGTATTGGGTGAAGAATGATGCCCAAGAGCAGTAATTTTGAGTTCTCATAGTTCCTGCTGTTGAGACAGATTGTGTTCACGAGTCTCTATTAATCCTGGGGAATTTACTCAGGATACTGAAAGGATGGAAGttgaaactaaattaattaacccGATCTTCATGAGGAGAAATATCCTCGCTGGTCTTCTGTTctgtctttttcttctttggagCTGCATGATTGGAAAATAGGAGTGAGCCTGCTTCAATCTACAGAATATTACACTGGCAATCTATGTTAAGTTTACCATTCATTCATTAGAATACTAGTGCTGTTGGTGACTGTCTTGGACCCTTGAATTTGTGATGAGGCATCTGATTTCTCTATCAGCAGACTTGACAAACTCTTGCAGAACTGGTTATCATCACATGTCGgcttagaaaataatttttactcaGCTAAGATAATCAAACTTAATGAACTGAATGTCCTACCTCTTTGTAAACTGCTATTTCTCCTGCCGATTTTGATATTTCTACAACACAATTTGTAGGAGCAACCACAATTACCTGACATTTTGAAATGTAAAGGGATGAGATTTGTTGATGTATTGTCTTGTAGAAAGAGCATATTACAATTAACTACCTCAGCTGATAGGTCATACGATGATCTACAACATCTAGTCATCTTCTGTTTTGGATGAATTTTCATCTGAGGTGAAAAACGAGTTATATAAAAAACTAGTCACTTGTCAAAGAATTAGAGACAAGCGCAGTTTGTACCTTGAAACTATTCATCCTTTCAACCGACAGACTCACATCCATTGCAGCggcttctattttctttatggTTTCATTAACTGTATGCTTGGATCCAATTGTGGTTCTCTGCCTTTTGCCATCCTGTGTAAGAAAACAATAGTTTACTTAATGTAGGAATGAACTAAGAATGCTTGTCTGTTGTGaatgttgattttgatttaacagACTTGCCTGCCCTTCAAAGAGACCTGATAAATCCAGATCATGTGACATTGCTATCAATTGAAATGCATTTATGAAATTTGAGAATTTCTGGGTCTTCATCTCTGCGTTTTGTTCCTGCATGGTATTTTAGATGTTTAGATGAAGCTTGAAACTCTTTCTGTTGATACCAATTTCAGACTTTACCTCAACTGTATCGAAGGTGACACTAACATCATCCAGGTCTATTTTCTCTTCGTATTCATAGCCGCACGAAGGCGTATAATCTGTTTGAAACCATGCATCTTCAGTGATTTCTGGAATTGTTATCCTCTGTATAATATAAggagaaattattattttgtttttaatttggaaatcTTATCTCATAGATTGTCTTGGAGTTAATACCCTTTTTGGATTCGGATCAAGTATTCGCGCAATCAGCTTCCTCTGAGGTCCTGTAAACCATGGCGGACATGTGTATTGTGCTCCAGATATCTTCACAGAAGTAGAAACATCAGCGAAAGGTACCTTATTGTACCTGATGAAGGTTATTTTTCTATATGCAGATGCATACCTTCTTGTATAAAACAACAAGATTACGATCATCAAATGGTAAGTAGCCAGCAAGTAGTTCGAAAAGGATGACACCACAAGACCAAATATCAGCAGCTGCTCCATTATAGCCCTTATTTGCAAGTAGCTATCACCAAAAAATGAATCATCAGCCTAATCTGGTAAGATTGCTTTCTTAAAGAACAGTTAGCTGTTGGTCTATAATTCTCTACGTACTTTTGTTCTCTTGTTAATTTAAACAGTTTAGAACAAATGAACAGGACGTGATATGTCTTACCTCTGGTGCTACGTAGCATGGCGAGCCACACGCTGTAGTTAGCATATCTCCTGGCTGCACTTCACGTGAACTTTTAGCCAAATTTCCACAATAATGGTTTGGAATTAATCAGAActgatgaaaatttatttaagtaaatagaaAGGCTGTGGCTACCTTCCTC
The Gossypium raimondii isolate GPD5lz chromosome 8, ASM2569854v1, whole genome shotgun sequence DNA segment above includes these coding regions:
- the LOC105790960 gene encoding CBL-interacting serine/threonine-protein kinase 21 isoform X1 — protein: MGLATTIGKYQLGRTIGEGTFAKVKLAVDTTNGHHVAIKIIDKAMVLESNLKYQVQSEIRTMKLLHHPNVVRIHEVIGSKTKIYIIMEYISGGQLSDKLSYAKKLSEPEGRKIFQQLIDAVDHCHGKGVYHRDLKPENLLLDSKGNLKVTDFGLSALRKPGDMLTTACGSPCYVAPELLANKGYNGAAADIWSCGVILFELLAGYLPFDDRNLVVLYKKISGAQYTCPPWFTGPQRKLIARILDPNPKRRITIPEITEDAWFQTDYTPSCGYEYEEKIDLDDVSVTFDTVEEQNAEMKTQKFSNFINAFQLIAMSHDLDLSGLFEGQDGKRQRTTIGSKHTVNETIKKIEAAAMDVSLSVERMNSFKMKIHPKQKMTRCCRSSYDLSAEVIVVAPTNCVVEISKSAGEIAVYKEFCKSLSSLLIEKSDASSQIQGSKTVTNSTSILMNECSKEEKDRTEDQRGYFSS
- the LOC105790960 gene encoding CBL-interacting serine/threonine-protein kinase 21 isoform X2, whose amino-acid sequence is MGLATTIGKYQLGRTIGEGTFAKVKLAVDTTNGHHVAIKIIDKAMVLESNLKYQVQSEIRTMKLLHHPNVVRIHEVIGSKTKIYIIMEYISGGQLSDKLSYAKKLSEPEGRKIFQQLIDAVDHCHGKGVYHRDLKPENLLLDSKGNLKVTDFGLSALRKPGDMLTTACGSPCYVAPELLANKGYNGAAADIWSCGVILFELLAGYLPFDDRNLVVLYKKISGAQYTCPPWFTGPQRKLIARILDPNPKRRITIPEITEDAWFQTDYTPSCGYEYEEKIDLDDVSVTFDTVEEQNAEMKTQKFSNFINAFQLIAMSHDLDLSGLFEGQDGKRQRTTIGSKHTVNETIKKIEAAAMDVSLSVERMNSFKVIVVAPTNCVVEISKSAGEIAVYKEFCKSLSSLLIEKSDASSQIQGSKTVTNSTSILMNECSKEEKDRTEDQRGYFSS